The Streptomyces camelliae genome window below encodes:
- a CDS encoding DUF402 domain-containing protein — MSANSAEPTTELEIVLVKAGRTKIRYPAELLHDDGTRFTVRAPWAGAGVRDFGFVRFEPGDVFTEYYWRDRWYSVKEVRAGDGTLKGWYCDITRPAARTGAELVVEDLDLDLWRSADGTDVRRLDEDEFAASGLPRTDPEAATAAVAALDALERLARSGGFGELLS, encoded by the coding sequence ATGTCCGCGAACTCGGCTGAGCCGACGACCGAGTTGGAGATCGTGCTGGTCAAGGCGGGCCGTACGAAGATCCGTTACCCGGCCGAGCTGCTCCACGACGACGGCACCCGCTTCACCGTGCGCGCGCCGTGGGCGGGCGCCGGGGTCCGGGACTTCGGCTTCGTCCGGTTCGAGCCGGGGGATGTCTTCACCGAGTACTACTGGCGGGACCGCTGGTACTCGGTGAAGGAGGTCCGCGCCGGGGACGGCACCCTGAAGGGCTGGTACTGCGACATCACCCGGCCGGCCGCGCGCACCGGCGCCGAGCTGGTCGTGGAGGACCTCGACCTGGACCTGTGGCGCTCCGCCGACGGCACGGACGTACGACGGCTGGACGAGGACGAGTTCGCCGCGAGCGGGCTGCCGCGGACGGATCCCGAGGCGGCGACCGCCGCGGTGGCCGCCCTCGACGCACTGGAGAGGCTGGCCCGCTCCGGCGGCTTCGGCGAGCTGCTGTCCTGA
- a CDS encoding GNAT family N-acetyltransferase yields the protein MTVIVRDLRPGDRSDVEDFARVRHLALPYVLWTPEAVLHRATRSHPEARYRSLVAEEDGEVVGTAQVLLAHDSPEPGQGMLNIYVHPDRTRRGAGELLVRAAEEHLTAHGATKLFAWVLDEPANRAFAERHGYRAGRSAHFLRLDLAEAALPPLPAPPPGVELRTAADFADDPRPLFLLDAETVADEPSDVGAEFTDYEAWIEETWQHPLLDRELTTVVLAEGRPVAFSVAYTDGGTRYVTAMTGTARDFRGRGLAKLAKTDSLHRARAAGHTEAHTGNDTGNGPMLAINKSLGYEICATEVRYVRELG from the coding sequence ATGACAGTGATCGTGCGCGATCTGCGCCCCGGTGACCGGTCCGACGTCGAGGATTTCGCACGGGTACGGCATCTCGCCCTCCCCTACGTCCTGTGGACCCCCGAAGCCGTCCTCCACAGGGCCACCCGCTCGCACCCCGAGGCCCGGTACCGGTCCCTCGTGGCAGAGGAGGACGGCGAGGTCGTCGGCACCGCCCAGGTGCTGCTGGCGCACGACAGCCCCGAACCCGGCCAGGGCATGCTCAACATCTACGTCCACCCGGACCGGACCCGGCGTGGTGCCGGTGAGCTGCTGGTCCGGGCCGCCGAGGAGCATCTGACGGCGCACGGGGCGACGAAGCTGTTCGCCTGGGTCCTGGACGAGCCCGCGAACCGCGCCTTCGCGGAGCGGCACGGCTACCGGGCCGGCCGCTCCGCCCACTTCCTGCGGCTGGACCTGGCCGAGGCCGCGCTGCCGCCGCTGCCCGCTCCCCCGCCGGGTGTCGAGCTGCGCACGGCCGCGGATTTCGCCGACGACCCGCGCCCGCTGTTCCTGCTGGACGCGGAGACGGTGGCGGACGAACCGAGCGATGTCGGCGCCGAGTTCACCGACTACGAGGCCTGGATCGAGGAGACCTGGCAGCACCCGCTGCTCGACCGCGAGCTGACCACGGTCGTACTGGCCGAGGGCCGCCCGGTGGCCTTCAGCGTGGCGTACACCGACGGCGGCACGCGGTACGTCACCGCGATGACGGGCACCGCGCGCGACTTCCGCGGGCGCGGCCTGGCGAAGCTCGCCAAGACCGACTCACTGCACCGCGCCCGCGCCGCCGGCCACACCGAGGCGCACACGGGCAACGACACCGGCAACGGCCCGATGCTCGCGATCAACAAGTCCCTCGGCTACGAAATCTGTGCGACGGAGGTCCGTTATGTCCGCGAACTCGGCTGA
- a CDS encoding GntR family transcriptional regulator yields MSLKIRIDDSAPPYEQVRAQISEQARSGVLPVGYRLPTVRGLAESLGLAVNTVAKAYRALETDGVIETRGRNGTFVAAAGSAAVREASSAAQAYVERVRRLGLGEGEALAAVRDALRAAYEE; encoded by the coding sequence GTGAGCCTGAAGATCCGTATCGATGACAGTGCGCCCCCGTACGAGCAGGTGCGGGCGCAGATCTCCGAGCAGGCGCGGTCCGGGGTGCTGCCCGTGGGGTACCGGCTGCCGACCGTGCGGGGGCTGGCCGAGTCCCTGGGGCTCGCCGTGAACACCGTGGCCAAGGCGTACCGGGCGCTGGAGACCGACGGGGTGATCGAGACGCGGGGGCGCAACGGCACGTTCGTGGCCGCCGCCGGCTCGGCCGCGGTACGTGAGGCTTCCTCGGCTGCACAGGCGTACGTGGAGCGAGTGCGGCGGCTGGGGCTGGGGGAGGGGGAGGCGCTGGCTGCCGTGCGGGATGCCCTGCGGGCGGCTTACGAGGAGTAG
- a CDS encoding DUF72 domain-containing protein, producing MTLFVGTSGWQYKDWRDLVYPPGVPARLWLEEYTRLFATVEINNAFYRLPSRENFAAWRDRVPDDFVVAVKASRYLTHIKRLKEPEEPVHRLMSHAAGLGDRLGPVLLQLPPTLRVDAALLDACLACFPSGTRVAVEPRHDSWWTPQVREVLSARGAALCWADVQARPVIPLWRTADWGYVRFHEGRATPWPRYGRRSLETWVDRIATTWRKGEDVYAYFNNDPGGAAVRDAVVFGRAAERAGLAVTRFPELAKRS from the coding sequence GTGACCTTGTTCGTCGGTACCTCCGGCTGGCAGTACAAGGACTGGCGGGACCTCGTCTATCCGCCCGGGGTCCCGGCCCGGCTGTGGCTGGAGGAGTACACCCGCCTCTTCGCGACGGTGGAGATCAACAACGCGTTCTACCGGCTGCCCTCCCGCGAGAACTTCGCGGCCTGGCGCGACCGAGTCCCGGACGACTTCGTGGTCGCGGTCAAGGCGAGCCGCTATCTGACCCACATCAAGCGCCTGAAGGAGCCCGAGGAGCCCGTCCACCGCCTGATGAGCCACGCGGCGGGCCTCGGCGACCGCCTGGGCCCGGTCCTCCTGCAGCTCCCGCCGACCCTGCGCGTCGACGCCGCCCTCCTGGACGCCTGCCTGGCCTGCTTCCCGTCCGGTACGAGGGTCGCCGTGGAACCCCGCCACGACTCCTGGTGGACACCTCAGGTGCGGGAGGTGCTGTCGGCGAGGGGTGCGGCCCTGTGCTGGGCGGACGTACAGGCCCGCCCGGTGATCCCGCTGTGGCGCACCGCCGACTGGGGCTACGTCCGCTTCCACGAGGGCCGCGCCACCCCCTGGCCCCGCTACGGCCGCCGCTCCCTGGAGACCTGGGTGGACCGCATCGCGACGACCTGGCGCAAGGGGGAGGACGTGTACGCGTACTTCAACAACGACCCGGGCGGGGCGGCGGTGCGGGACGCGGTGGTGTTCGGGAGGGCGGCGGAGCGGGCGGGCCTGGCGGTGACGCGATTCCCGGAGCTCGCGAAACGCTCTTGA
- a CDS encoding DUF5925 domain-containing protein, producing MSANPHDALPIRLHVDDSDSPSDVVDALFLGRFATGEQPYSHAANIDRVRSGATLLPDGARVLRAARDDDRSATLAEGDGWTLLVSRWNRGADVTVTATSSELAKRILDQATDGAADEPEPQPENVTMGFWYVSPRRGPHRTTRQISAGTWDEVRPNYSAPVAEAMDRLMETTPEDIAGRLLLLHGPPGTGKTSALRTLARSWREWCQVDCVLDPERLFSDVGYLMDIAIGEEDGAGKGRWRLLLLEDCDELIRGEAKHTAGQALSRLLNLTDGLLGQGRNVLVGVTTNEDLERLHPAVVRPGRCLARIEVGPLSHREAVHWLGTEEGIGREGATLAELYALRRGTAPTSVPGARDSADAGLYL from the coding sequence ATGTCTGCGAACCCACACGACGCTCTGCCGATCCGGCTCCACGTCGACGACTCCGACTCGCCGTCCGACGTCGTCGACGCGCTGTTCCTCGGCCGCTTCGCGACGGGCGAGCAGCCGTACTCGCACGCGGCGAACATCGACCGGGTCCGCTCCGGCGCGACCCTGCTGCCCGACGGTGCCCGCGTGCTGCGCGCCGCCCGCGACGACGACCGCAGCGCGACCCTCGCCGAGGGCGACGGCTGGACCCTGCTGGTCTCCCGCTGGAACCGGGGCGCGGACGTCACGGTCACCGCGACCAGCTCCGAACTGGCCAAGCGGATCCTCGACCAGGCCACGGACGGCGCGGCCGACGAGCCCGAACCGCAGCCCGAGAACGTGACCATGGGTTTCTGGTACGTCTCGCCCCGGCGCGGCCCGCACCGCACCACCCGGCAGATCTCCGCGGGCACCTGGGACGAGGTCCGGCCCAACTACTCGGCGCCGGTGGCGGAGGCGATGGACCGCCTGATGGAGACGACCCCGGAGGACATCGCCGGCCGCCTCCTGCTGCTGCACGGCCCGCCCGGCACCGGCAAGACCTCCGCGCTGCGCACGCTCGCCCGCTCCTGGCGCGAGTGGTGCCAGGTCGACTGCGTCCTGGACCCGGAGCGGCTCTTCTCCGACGTCGGCTATCTGATGGACATCGCGATCGGCGAGGAGGACGGCGCGGGCAAGGGCCGCTGGCGGCTGCTCCTGCTGGAGGACTGCGACGAGCTGATCCGCGGCGAGGCCAAGCACACGGCGGGCCAGGCCCTGTCCCGGCTGCTGAACCTCACCGACGGCCTGCTCGGCCAGGGCCGCAACGTCCTGGTCGGGGTCACCACCAACGAGGACCTGGAGCGCCTGCACCCGGCCGTGGTCCGCCCCGGCCGCTGTCTGGCCCGGATCGAGGTGGGGCCGCTGAGCCACCGGGAGGCCGTGCACTGGCTGGGCACCGAGGAGGGCATCGGCCGCGAGGGCGCCACCCTGGCCGAGCTGTACGCGCTGCGCCGGGGCACGGCCCCGACGTCGGTGCCGGGGGCCCGGGACAGCGCGGACGCGGGGCTGTACCTGTAG
- a CDS encoding GH39 family glycosyl hydrolase, with translation MGRHGWDSDTRRWRLTALLGVGAVALALVVTLFGALSGGPRTTGTTPDGATVHGTPADPSATPEPYVGWGFTHTQYSADEGDSAATTRVERLLAQDRGMAQNQHIMGWGADNPEPVQGHYDFAALDRRIDFVRASGGTPVITLCCAPDWMKGGRAGVDHTNWSQAALETAPTPDHYQDFADLAATVARRYPDVKHFIVWNEFKGFWSDAKSRWDYEGYTRLYNLVYAALKKVDRDIMVGGPYLVMDSVDARDQNASGTVKGPWGAMDQRVLDAFAYWNAHRTGADFAVVDGSSYTRDDDLLPNEFAATDKLTAVGQWIRRQTHDLPLWWAEYYVEPGDGNDNRTGWTEPHRVAVQATGMIALVKGGAGSGFYWNPEEKSGSGCAGCLWTPTAGADGGRELPMYDLVSRFAKAFPPGTAYETVQVAPDDVPNVRVLASSRTVLVVNTQNRTISAQVDGRRFDLGPYEVKWLDP, from the coding sequence ATGGGACGTCATGGGTGGGATTCGGATACTCGGCGGTGGCGGCTCACCGCCCTGCTCGGCGTCGGCGCGGTCGCGCTCGCCCTGGTGGTGACCCTGTTCGGCGCGCTGTCCGGCGGTCCCCGCACCACCGGCACCACCCCCGACGGCGCCACGGTGCACGGCACCCCCGCCGACCCGAGTGCCACACCGGAGCCGTACGTCGGCTGGGGCTTCACGCACACCCAGTACAGCGCGGACGAGGGCGACTCCGCGGCCACCACGCGTGTGGAGCGGCTGCTCGCGCAGGACCGCGGGATGGCGCAGAACCAGCACATCATGGGCTGGGGCGCGGACAATCCCGAACCGGTCCAGGGGCACTACGACTTCGCCGCCCTGGACCGCCGTATCGACTTCGTGCGCGCCTCCGGCGGCACCCCGGTGATCACCCTGTGCTGCGCCCCGGACTGGATGAAGGGCGGCCGGGCCGGGGTGGACCACACGAACTGGAGCCAGGCCGCCCTGGAGACCGCCCCCACCCCCGACCACTACCAGGACTTCGCCGACCTCGCCGCGACCGTCGCCCGGCGCTACCCGGACGTGAAGCACTTCATCGTCTGGAACGAGTTCAAGGGCTTCTGGAGCGACGCCAAGTCCCGCTGGGACTACGAGGGTTACACCCGGCTGTACAACCTGGTGTACGCGGCGCTGAAGAAGGTCGACCGGGACATCATGGTCGGCGGGCCGTACCTGGTCATGGACAGTGTCGACGCGCGCGACCAGAACGCCTCGGGCACCGTGAAGGGCCCCTGGGGCGCCATGGACCAGCGGGTGCTGGACGCCTTCGCCTACTGGAACGCGCACAGGACCGGCGCCGACTTCGCCGTGGTCGACGGCTCCAGCTACACCCGCGACGACGACCTGCTGCCGAACGAGTTCGCCGCCACCGACAAGCTCACCGCCGTCGGCCAGTGGATCCGGCGGCAGACCCATGACCTGCCGCTGTGGTGGGCGGAGTACTACGTCGAGCCCGGCGACGGCAATGACAACCGCACGGGCTGGACCGAACCGCACCGCGTCGCCGTGCAGGCCACCGGGATGATCGCCCTGGTGAAGGGCGGCGCTGGCTCCGGCTTCTACTGGAACCCGGAGGAGAAGTCGGGCAGCGGCTGCGCCGGCTGTCTGTGGACACCGACCGCCGGCGCCGACGGCGGCCGGGAACTGCCCATGTACGACCTGGTGTCCCGGTTCGCGAAGGCGTTCCCGCCGGGGACGGCGTACGAGACGGTCCAGGTCGCGCCCGATGACGTGCCGAACGTCCGGGTCCTGGCGAGCAGCAGAACCGTCCTCGTGGTCAACACGCAGAACCGGACCATCAGCGCACAGGTCGACGGCAGACGGTTCGACTTGGGGCCGTACGAGGTGAAGTGGCTCGACCCCTGA
- a CDS encoding lipopolysaccharide biosynthesis protein, translating into MSDTTTTEATTTDTAATGRSGRRLKLPGTGRSRSGGSPLFRNAYALMLNTGISAVLGLGFWLAAARYYSESAVGQGSAAIAAMKFLAGLTAVTLTGALARFIPVAGKHTGKLIFRTYAGSSLVVAVAAGVFLLTLDAWGPSYRFLHGALNGLGFIAAVMAWNLLTLQDGVLTGLRSATWVPVGNTVFSAVKLALLAAFAVAIPTTGVFVSWVAAIATSVVPLGWLVFRRLVPRHVKATEGRAEPPTLRQVGRFLAGDYTGSLFSLAVIYLVPVIVASQVSSAQNAYFYIATTIGGTTDLLAINMGASLTVEGSHDPDRLAAHTRAALRRMARIMLPIAAVLIVGAPWILGVFGAGYADAATPLLRWLAVGSVLRVVIETYFAVLRARSRTGGLALFQGLLCVLVLGSTLLLLPRMGLTGAGVAEAGSLAVIAAIAAPRLWRTIRTSPAAVADAAAPDGDLADLGPAMSPRPRRPGPAWALDNDTLALGIHVDFDHVERRPDVRPGPGTPPAGTPLPALGLPVEEREPSGEASLGPAEAVLLRDAEAAEVDAPFTTGELDASLAGTDVPDEAVPEDLPAQVPDPQRLLPTRSGVVLGCLLIAALLLYWVPALRLGEADLDRMGGLGLISVLPLPTLAGAGLLITVFAALLWLRREHRALLLLTLLATVVSLHALPAVIETEPRFPTAWQHLGFLDYIDRTGSAVPDLDARWSWPGFFAVAAFVGRACGVTDFTEVIRWWPTAIQLAYLAPMFLLTRSLRAGWRAKWTGVWLFVLCGWVGQDYFSPQGFTYLLYLMFVAILLVWFRPPHVIWSKFRPGEAEVEPADRRQRAVLLLVLTGLYAASVPAHQLTPFIMLGVLTALVLLGRSELRGLPLLFAVLVAVWVGFMAEPYWSGHFNDLFGGVGGVGSNVSTSVSGRIQGGSSTHKLVLYVRVLLAGSVLAFACWGWWRRRFHRYRERSLLVLTFVPFFGFGMQSYGGEMALRVFMFAVPGAALLGALALFPRAGATTKEREKDRLSLAPLAALLAGLLLMGGFLVARWGNESFERTRPGEVAAMNWVYAHDKPTVRLLWPTQDTVNDVTPAMPWGARDMERVNYVPTLAPTDPVLVSGLVKALKDAGPNSYLMINHSQVTYLEMDAGYPTTWGRRLMENLDDRQDVTKAYVNDDVTVYALRERPAGAVPKPNPGPIGPLVTWTPWSVVGALAAVVLILLLAAREVVRVAIRPGVRQLRLLQGSFWFALPLLAVVLASLAQRFMTMK; encoded by the coding sequence GTGTCTGACACGACCACCACCGAGGCCACGACGACCGACACCGCGGCGACCGGCAGGTCCGGGCGCCGCCTGAAGCTGCCCGGGACGGGCCGCTCCCGGAGCGGCGGCAGCCCGCTGTTCCGCAATGCCTACGCGCTGATGCTCAACACAGGCATCAGCGCCGTCCTCGGGCTCGGCTTCTGGCTGGCCGCGGCACGCTACTACTCCGAGTCGGCGGTCGGGCAGGGCTCGGCCGCCATCGCCGCGATGAAGTTCCTCGCCGGGCTCACCGCGGTCACCCTGACCGGCGCGCTGGCCCGCTTCATCCCCGTCGCCGGGAAGCACACCGGCAAGCTCATCTTCCGTACCTACGCGGGCAGTTCGCTGGTGGTGGCGGTCGCTGCGGGCGTCTTCCTGCTCACCCTGGACGCCTGGGGGCCGTCGTACCGCTTCCTGCACGGCGCCCTCAACGGGCTCGGCTTCATCGCCGCCGTCATGGCCTGGAACCTGCTCACCCTCCAGGACGGTGTGCTGACCGGGCTGCGCAGCGCGACCTGGGTGCCGGTGGGCAACACCGTGTTCTCCGCCGTGAAGCTGGCCCTGCTCGCCGCGTTCGCCGTCGCCATCCCCACCACCGGTGTCTTCGTGTCCTGGGTGGCCGCGATCGCCACCTCCGTGGTGCCGCTGGGCTGGCTGGTGTTCCGGCGACTGGTCCCCCGGCACGTCAAGGCCACCGAGGGCCGCGCGGAGCCGCCGACGCTGAGACAGGTCGGCAGGTTCCTGGCCGGGGACTACACCGGCTCGCTGTTCTCCCTCGCGGTGATCTATCTCGTGCCGGTGATCGTCGCCTCCCAGGTCAGCTCCGCGCAGAACGCGTACTTCTACATCGCCACCACCATCGGCGGCACGACCGACCTGCTCGCCATCAACATGGGTGCCTCCCTCACCGTCGAGGGCTCGCACGATCCGGACCGCCTCGCCGCCCACACCCGGGCCGCGCTGAGGCGGATGGCCCGGATCATGCTGCCGATCGCGGCCGTGCTGATCGTCGGCGCGCCCTGGATCCTCGGCGTGTTCGGTGCCGGTTACGCGGACGCGGCGACCCCGCTGCTGCGCTGGCTCGCGGTCGGCTCGGTGCTGCGGGTCGTGATCGAGACGTACTTCGCGGTACTGCGCGCGCGTAGCCGTACCGGCGGACTCGCCTTGTTCCAGGGCCTGTTGTGCGTGCTGGTACTGGGTTCGACCCTGCTGCTCCTGCCCCGGATGGGGCTGACCGGCGCGGGTGTCGCCGAGGCCGGCAGCCTCGCGGTGATCGCCGCGATCGCCGCGCCGCGGCTGTGGCGGACGATCCGGACCTCCCCTGCCGCCGTGGCCGACGCGGCGGCACCCGACGGGGATCTCGCCGACCTGGGCCCGGCCATGAGCCCCAGGCCGCGCCGGCCCGGCCCGGCCTGGGCCCTGGACAACGACACCCTGGCCCTCGGCATCCACGTCGACTTCGACCATGTGGAGCGCCGCCCGGACGTCCGCCCGGGGCCCGGTACCCCGCCCGCCGGAACGCCGCTGCCCGCACTGGGGCTCCCGGTGGAAGAACGCGAACCGAGTGGCGAGGCCTCGCTGGGCCCGGCCGAGGCCGTGCTGCTGCGGGATGCGGAGGCGGCGGAGGTCGACGCGCCGTTCACGACGGGGGAACTGGACGCATCCCTCGCCGGGACAGACGTACCGGACGAAGCCGTGCCCGAGGATCTTCCAGCTCAAGTCCCCGACCCTCAAAGGCTGTTGCCGACCCGCTCCGGGGTCGTCCTCGGCTGTCTGCTGATCGCCGCGCTGCTGCTGTACTGGGTGCCCGCGCTGCGCCTCGGCGAGGCCGATCTGGACCGGATGGGCGGGCTCGGGCTGATCTCGGTGCTCCCACTGCCGACGCTGGCCGGGGCCGGGCTGCTGATCACGGTCTTCGCCGCGCTGCTGTGGCTGCGCCGCGAGCACCGGGCGCTGCTGCTGCTCACCCTGCTCGCCACGGTCGTCTCGCTGCACGCGCTGCCGGCCGTGATCGAGACCGAACCACGCTTCCCGACGGCCTGGCAGCACCTGGGCTTCCTCGACTACATCGACCGCACCGGCTCCGCCGTACCGGATCTGGACGCCCGCTGGAGCTGGCCGGGGTTCTTCGCGGTGGCCGCGTTCGTCGGCCGGGCCTGCGGGGTCACCGACTTCACCGAGGTCATCCGCTGGTGGCCGACGGCCATCCAACTCGCCTACCTGGCACCGATGTTCCTGCTGACCCGCTCGCTGCGGGCGGGCTGGCGGGCGAAGTGGACCGGCGTCTGGCTGTTCGTGCTGTGCGGCTGGGTCGGCCAGGACTACTTCTCCCCGCAGGGCTTCACCTATCTGCTGTATCTGATGTTCGTGGCGATCCTGCTGGTCTGGTTCCGCCCGCCGCACGTGATCTGGTCGAAGTTCCGTCCCGGCGAGGCCGAGGTGGAACCGGCCGACCGCCGCCAACGAGCGGTCCTGCTCCTGGTGTTGACCGGCCTGTACGCGGCGAGCGTGCCCGCGCACCAGCTCACCCCGTTCATCATGCTCGGCGTGCTCACGGCCCTGGTCCTGCTCGGCCGGTCCGAACTGCGCGGCCTGCCCCTGCTGTTCGCGGTCCTGGTCGCCGTATGGGTCGGCTTCATGGCCGAGCCGTACTGGTCCGGGCACTTCAACGACCTGTTCGGCGGGGTCGGCGGGGTCGGCAGCAATGTCTCGACCTCTGTCTCCGGCCGTATCCAGGGCGGCAGTTCGACCCACAAGCTGGTGCTGTACGTCCGGGTGCTGCTGGCCGGCTCGGTGCTGGCGTTCGCCTGCTGGGGCTGGTGGCGCCGCCGCTTCCACCGCTACCGCGAACGCTCGCTGCTGGTACTGACCTTCGTGCCGTTCTTCGGCTTCGGCATGCAGTCGTACGGCGGTGAGATGGCGCTGCGCGTCTTCATGTTCGCGGTGCCGGGCGCGGCCCTGCTCGGCGCGCTCGCCCTCTTCCCGCGCGCCGGCGCCACCACGAAGGAACGCGAGAAGGACCGGCTGAGCCTCGCCCCGCTGGCCGCGCTGCTCGCCGGGCTGCTGCTGATGGGCGGCTTCCTGGTGGCCCGCTGGGGCAACGAGTCGTTCGAGCGGACCCGGCCCGGCGAGGTCGCGGCCATGAACTGGGTGTACGCCCACGACAAGCCGACGGTACGGCTGCTGTGGCCGACCCAGGACACGGTGAACGACGTGACCCCGGCGATGCCGTGGGGCGCACGGGACATGGAGCGGGTGAACTATGTGCCCACCCTGGCCCCGACGGACCCGGTGCTGGTGTCGGGCCTGGTCAAGGCGTTGAAGGACGCCGGCCCGAACTCGTATCTGATGATCAACCACAGCCAGGTCACCTACCTGGAGATGGACGCGGGCTACCCCACGACCTGGGGGCGCCGGCTGATGGAGAACCTGGACGACCGGCAGGACGTGACGAAGGCCTACGTCAACGACGACGTCACCGTGTACGCCCTGCGGGAGCGGCCGGCGGGCGCGGTGCCGAAGCCGAACCCGGGGCCGATCGGTCCGCTGGTGACCTGGACCCCGTGGTCGGTGGTCGGTGCGCTGGCCGCCGTCGTGCTGATCCTGCTGCTGGCCGCGCGGGAGGTGGTCCGGGTCGCGATCCGGCCCGGCGTACGCCAGCTGCGGCTGCTTCAGGGATCGTTCTGGTTCGCGCTGCCGCTGCTGGCGGTGGTGCTGGCTTCGCTGGCGCAGCGGTTCATGACGATGAAATGA
- a CDS encoding polysaccharide deacetylase family protein — translation MSDAPVPILMYHSVATAPNDATRALSVAPEAFAEQMALIGDLGLTPLTTADLAVRWRTGRPLPARPVLITFDDGYEGVHRHALPVLAKHAFPATLFVSTGWIRGAYDTGGGLDTMLDWRQVRELAAAGVEIGGHSHTHPQLDQLGDDELRAELDRCTEIVSGELGARPVSFAYPYGYSSRRVRQAVRTSGYAQALAVGNALARRRQGPYALERVTVRRATGVEEFERLLQGRAVARTFARDRALTKGYALVRRARQLRQVRRKAIRSRV, via the coding sequence ATGAGTGACGCCCCCGTGCCGATCCTCATGTACCACTCCGTCGCCACCGCCCCCAACGACGCCACCCGCGCCCTGTCCGTCGCGCCGGAGGCGTTCGCCGAACAGATGGCGCTCATCGGCGACCTGGGCCTGACCCCGCTGACCACCGCCGACCTCGCGGTCCGCTGGCGCACCGGCCGCCCGCTGCCCGCCCGGCCGGTGCTGATCACCTTCGACGACGGCTACGAGGGCGTGCACCGGCACGCGCTGCCCGTGCTCGCCAAGCACGCCTTCCCGGCCACGCTGTTCGTCTCCACCGGCTGGATCCGGGGCGCGTACGACACCGGAGGCGGCCTGGACACCATGCTCGACTGGCGGCAGGTGCGCGAACTGGCCGCCGCCGGCGTCGAGATCGGCGGCCACAGCCACACCCATCCGCAGCTCGACCAGCTCGGCGACGACGAGCTGCGCGCCGAGCTGGACCGCTGCACCGAGATCGTCTCCGGCGAACTCGGCGCCCGGCCGGTGTCGTTCGCCTACCCGTACGGCTACTCCAGCCGCCGGGTCCGCCAAGCGGTGCGCACGAGCGGCTACGCCCAGGCACTCGCCGTCGGCAACGCCCTCGCCCGCCGCCGCCAGGGGCCGTACGCACTCGAACGGGTCACGGTCCGGCGGGCCACGGGCGTCGAGGAGTTCGAACGGCTGCTCCAAGGCCGGGCCGTCGCCCGCACGTTCGCCAGGGACCGCGCCCTCACCAAGGGCTACGCCCTCGTCCGCAGAGCCCGACAGCTCCGCCAGGTCCGCCGGAAGGCCATCCGTTCCCGTGTCTGA
- a CDS encoding glycosyltransferase has product MRDPGISVVICVYTEDRWEDILAAVSSVAAQSYPALETLLVVDHNPALKDRLAREYKETEGIRVLSNAGPRGLSAGRNTGIAASHGEVIAFLDDDAVAERDWLRRFAEGYADPRVMAVGGRTVPIWASGRRPAWFPEEFDWVVGCTYKGLPPGRVRVRNVLGGNASFRRTAFDAAGGFATGIGRDGDRRPLGCEETELCIRLTRARPDAVLLIDDRAVIHHRVPAPREHFAYFRTRAYAEGLSKALVAKSVGAGKGLESERRYTTRVLPAGVARGLRDALLARPGGAGRAGAIVAGVLSAAGGYAVGSMRARRNGTTFSAAPIAGGTHE; this is encoded by the coding sequence TTGAGAGATCCCGGCATCTCCGTCGTGATCTGCGTGTACACCGAGGACCGCTGGGAGGACATCCTCGCGGCGGTCTCCTCGGTGGCCGCGCAGTCGTATCCCGCGCTGGAGACGCTCCTGGTCGTGGACCACAACCCGGCCCTGAAGGACCGGCTGGCCCGCGAGTACAAGGAGACCGAGGGCATCCGGGTGCTGTCCAACGCGGGCCCGCGCGGCCTGTCCGCCGGCCGCAACACCGGCATCGCCGCCTCTCACGGCGAGGTGATCGCCTTCCTGGACGACGACGCCGTGGCCGAACGCGACTGGCTGCGCCGTTTCGCCGAGGGCTACGCCGACCCGCGCGTCATGGCGGTCGGCGGCCGTACGGTGCCGATCTGGGCCTCGGGCCGGCGGCCGGCCTGGTTCCCGGAGGAGTTCGACTGGGTGGTGGGCTGCACCTACAAGGGGCTGCCGCCCGGCCGGGTCCGGGTCCGCAACGTCCTGGGCGGAAACGCTTCCTTCCGGCGCACGGCGTTCGACGCGGCGGGCGGCTTCGCCACCGGCATCGGCCGCGACGGCGACCGCCGCCCACTCGGCTGCGAGGAGACGGAGCTGTGCATCCGCCTCACCCGCGCCCGCCCCGACGCCGTCCTGCTCATCGACGACCGCGCGGTGATCCACCACCGGGTGCCCGCACCCCGCGAGCACTTCGCCTACTTCCGCACCCGCGCCTACGCCGAGGGCCTGTCCAAGGCGCTGGTGGCGAAGAGCGTCGGCGCGGGCAAGGGGCTGGAGTCCGAACGCCGGTACACCACACGGGTGTTGCCCGCCGGGGTCGCTCGTGGCCTGCGGGACGCCCTGCTGGCCCGGCCGGGCGGCGCGGGGCGCGCGGGCGCGATCGTCGCCGGGGTGCTGAGCGCCGCCGGCGGCTATGCGGTGGGCAGTATGAGGGCGCGGCGGAACGGTACGACGTTTTCGGCGGCCCCGATCGCAGGGGGTACCCATGAGTGA